From Vidua macroura isolate BioBank_ID:100142 chromosome 30, ASM2450914v1, whole genome shotgun sequence, one genomic window encodes:
- the LOC128820806 gene encoding uncharacterized protein LOC128820806 isoform X2 has protein sequence MLSDLERRREMDQRALLKAALPEGSRGSVPAPDTRREEMPDSATEDVITETGIFAPDPVRLPRIVCPQDVRRSCMIGTVVTLFTVPLVLTGCYLGIRKLYESRRAFSSYLI, from the exons ATGCTGAGTGATCTGGAGAGACGCCgtg agaTGGACCAAAGGGCtttgctgaaggcagcacttCCTGAAGGAAGCCGTGGCTCCGTGCCAGCCCCCGATACACGAAGGGAGGAGATGCCAGACAGTGCCACAGAAG ACGTTATCACTGAAACAGGAATATTTGCCCCGGATCCAGTGCGCCTCCCAAGAATTGTCTGCCCCCAGGATGTGCGCAGGTCCTGCATGATAGGCACGGTGGTGACACTGTTCACCGTGCCCCTCGTGCTGACAGGCTGCTATCTTGGCATCCGGAAGCTGTACGAGAGCAGACG tgctttttccAGTTATTTGATATAG
- the LOC128820806 gene encoding uncharacterized protein LOC128820806 isoform X1, whose translation MLSDLERRREMDQRALLKAALPEGSRGSVPAPDTRREEMPDSATEDVITETGIFAPDPVRLPRIVCPQDVRRSCMIGTVVTLFTVPLVLTGCYLGIRKLYESRRSVVDFSPQLSCNSAHSIGSLTRSHAALELWPVRGCPKNSAEGSAAAQCFHWPLHCWALSWGARWGCSQCWLPLRLPGQEQPRGHRAEAEQVLNSIWATQPRTGQCLFSSSCKVSW comes from the exons ATGCTGAGTGATCTGGAGAGACGCCgtg agaTGGACCAAAGGGCtttgctgaaggcagcacttCCTGAAGGAAGCCGTGGCTCCGTGCCAGCCCCCGATACACGAAGGGAGGAGATGCCAGACAGTGCCACAGAAG ACGTTATCACTGAAACAGGAATATTTGCCCCGGATCCAGTGCGCCTCCCAAGAATTGTCTGCCCCCAGGATGTGCGCAGGTCCTGCATGATAGGCACGGTGGTGACACTGTTCACCGTGCCCCTCGTGCTGACAGGCTGCTATCTTGGCATCCGGAAGCTGTACGAGAGCAGACGGTCAGTTGTtgatttttctccacagctttctTGTAACTCTGCTCATAGCATTGGTAGCCTGACTCGTAGTCATGCTGCACTGGAGCTGTGGCCAGTCCGTGGTTGTCCAAAGAACtctgctgagggctctgctgctgcccagtgcttTCATTGGCCTCTTCATTGCTGGGCCTTGTCCTGGGGGGcccgctggggctgcagccagtgctggctcccactgaggctgccaggccaagagcagccccgggggcacagggcagaggcagagcaagtTCTCAACAGTATTTGGGCCACAcagcccaggacaggacagTGCTTATTTAGTAGCTCATGTAAAGTTTCATGGTGA